The Nitrospirae bacterium YQR-1 genomic interval AAGATGAGATGATGCCTGTTAATACATCTCCGGAGCCTGCTGTTGCCATCGAAGGACTACCGGTGGGATTAATAAAAGTGTTGCCCTCAGGGTCTGCGGTGATTGTGGGTACACCCTTAAGTATAAGGTATGATGTTGAAGAAGAGGAGAACTTTGAAGCTTCACCGACTCTGTCTCTCTCAACCTCCATGCACTTAGGTGAGAGATTAGATGTTTTGCCCTCAAGTATCAATCTTGCCATTTCCGCCGTATGAGGCGTAAGGATAACAGGAGATGGTGATGTGTTAAGTATGTTTATCCTCTCATGATATTTCAGGGCGGAGAGTGAGTTAATGCCGTCAGCATCAAGCACTATAGGTATGGGTGAATTAGAAATCAGCTCTCTGACCAGCTCAACAGTATCGGGGTCAACACCCATGCCGGGGCCGATAGCAATAACATCACAGCGGCGCTCGGCAAAGTCCAGTATTTCATTAAAAGCCTTTTTGGAAAATCTTCCTTTACCCTTGTCGGACACAGGAAGTACCATTTCCTCAAGTGCTCCGCACTGATAACTATCCAAAAGGGAAGAGGGAACTCCAATAGTGGTAAGCCCCGAACCTGCTCTCATAGCAGCTTTTGCCGCCATCTTTATGGCGCCGGTTTTGCCCCGCGCTCCCCCTACAAAAAGCACATGGCCATAGTTGCCTTTATAAGAATAGGATGGGCGGTTTGGCAAAAACATTGATACTAGTTGTCTTTCCACTGTTTCACATATAATGTTTTCATCGCTGAGAAGTGCCCTGGGAAATCCTATATCTTCCACAAAAAGCTCTCCTGTATAGTCACTACCGGGATGCAGTAAATGGCCGCGCTTAGGAAGGCCGAATGTTATAGTTCCATTTGCTTTTATTGCTCTTCCCAATATCTCACCGGTGTCGGATGACACACCGGAGGGTATGTCAACAGAAAAAATATAACTGCCTTTAGCGTTTATATAATCAATAGTCTTTGCCATAGTGTCTTTTACCTGGCTTTTTAAGCCGGTACCAATCAGGGCATCTACCACAACGTCACCGACTATATCACTTTCGCGAACAACGGGTTTAGTAAATATCTCTATATCGAATTTTTTAAGAATTTCCAGTTGAAAACGGCACTGCTCACTCAATGAGGCAGACTCAGATACTATAAAAACATGGACACAGAATCCATTATTGTAAAGTTCCCTTGCGGTAACCAGGCCGTCACCACCGTTGTTGCCGCCGCCACAGAGTATTGTTATTGTCTGAGGAGGAAAGCGCTCCATTATACGCTTTGACACTGCCAGTCCTGCTCTTTCCATTAACACCACAGCAGGTATTCCTACATCTTCAATAGTTTTACGATCAATCTCCGTCATCTCCGCCGCTGTCACAACTTTCACTGTATTTTGACCTCCTGACTCTCAAGCACTACTATTGCCACACTGTGAGTTGATTCATGACTTAAACTCAGGTGAACACGGTTAACTCCGCTTTGTTTTAGAAAATCACCGGCAGTGCCGTAAAGTAAAAGAAACGGCCTACCTCCGGGCTCATTACACACCTCTATTGAGTTATATGGAAAAAAAGAACCTGCAGCTTTTATGAATGCCTCTTTAGCTGCAAATCTTGCTGCCAACGAGGTCTCTGAAAAACGCTCTCCAATACAATAGCTGCGTTCTGCCTCTGTATAAATACGGGATATAAAACGCTCTCCCCATCTTTCGAATGCCGCTCTTATACGCTTATTTATGATTATATCAATGCCAATGCCAAAAATCATCCTGCCTGCCTGAGTACGTCAACCATTTCGCGCACAGCTCTCTCCATACCTACCATAACAGCCCTTGACATTATCCCATGCCCAATGTAAAGCCCTCTGATATGCTCTGTAGCCGCTATGGGCGAAACGTTTCTGTAATTCAAGCCGTGTCCAGCATTACAGCCTAAACCGACGGTGTAGGCTCTGTACACAGAGAGCTTGATCTTATCCAGCTCTATAGCTTTTGCTTTAGAGTCCGCTGCATTAGCATAAAGCCCGGTGTGGATTTCCACCATCTCAGCCGATATCTCATAAGTTGCCTCAACATCGGCTGCAGAAGGATTTATAAACAGGCTTACCGGGATGCCTCTGGACTGGATTTTCTTTACAGCTTCAGTCAGACGCTGCTTCTGTCCAATAACGTCAAGGCCGCCCTCTGTTGTCAGCTCATGGCGCCTCTCCGGTACGAGAGTAACCATATCCGGCTTTACTGCTAAAGCAATGGAAATCATTTCATCAGTTGCCGCCATCTCCAGATTCAGGGGGGCGGTTATTATCTGCCGTAGTAGGGTCAAATCCCTGTCCTGTATGTGTCTGCGGTCTTCCCTTAGATGCACTGTTATTCCGTCAGCACCCCCCGAAAGCGCAAGCAATGCTCCCTCCACAGGGTCTGGTTCGCAACCTAAGCGTGCCTGCCGCAGTGTTGCTATATGGTCAACGTTTACACTTAGAAACATATTTTCCTTCCTGCAGCTATTATATATCATCTGTTGTTTTTTTTTAAATAGTCTGAAGAAATTGTTATTATCCTGAAGTTAGGTTTTCGGATTTATGGTATGGAGAGATGCTGGAAATTTTTGTCATTCTAAAACAGATAAATAGCGAAAATGCTGATTAATTTGTTAAACTATCGTTCTGAGAAGGAACAGAATAAGTGTTAAAAAAAGAACCTCCCATTAGGGGAATTATAAAATCACTGGGTCTTGTCTTTGGAGATATTGGTACAAGCCCTATATATACCCTGACTGTGGTCTTTCTGCTTCTTAAGCCGACTGAGTCAAATATAATGGGAGTTCTGTCTCTTGTTTTCTGGACTATCATAATCCTGGTTAGTATTGAGTATTCATGGCTGGCTATGAGCCTTGGAAAGAGGGGTGAGGGGGGCACTATTGTGCTCAGGGAAATTATTTTGCCACTGCTTAAATCATCCCGGGCAGCCTCTTTTATAGGTATCCTGTCCTTCCTGGGCATTTCCCTTCTGATTGGTGACGGTGTTATTACACCGGCTATCAGCATACTGAGTGCCGTTGAGGGTCTTACGCTTGTGCCGGGTCTTGAGTTTTTAAAAACAAACGCCCTTATCGCCATAGCATCCTGTATTGCAATTGTTCTTTTTGCAGTACAAAAACATGGCACGGAAAAGGTGGCGACTTTTTTCGGCCCGCTAATGCTGATGTGGTTTGTTTGTTTATCAATCTCGGGGTTTGTCTCTTTAACCGATCACCCCGCAGTAGCCTTTTCTGTAAATCCATACTATGCTGTTAATTTTTTCAGGGAAAACGGGCTCACCGGTTTTTTCATTCTATCGGAGGTTATACTGTGCGCTACCGGTGGTGAGGCACTATATGCCGACATGGGACACCTGGGCAGAAAACCTATTTTAAGGGCGTGGTATTTTGTCTCAGTGGCGCTCATCATTAATTATCTCGGACAGGGCTCATATTTGTTAAGCCATCCGAACACAAAAAATATACTCTTTGAAATGATTATGTTTCAAACTCCGGCACTGTATATTCCTTTTTTAATACTAAGTATAGCTGCAACAGTGATAGCATCACAAGCTATGATAAGCGGGATTTTTTCTATTGTTTATCAGGGGATTATGACAAACATTATACCGGCCTTTAAGGTTCACTACACATCTGAGGAGCTGCGCTCCCAGATATACATAGGGACAGTGAATTGGTTCTTACTTGTTGCCGTTTTGTTTATAATGATAGAATTTCAGCGCTCGAGCAATTTAGCCGCCGCCTATGGCCTTGCTGTTACCGGTACGATGGCGATAACCGGTATTATGATAACATGGATTTTTTACCTGATGAAAAACTACCTTAAAACTGCAATCGCCGCCTTTGTAACACTCGTTGACCTGGCCTTTCTATTTTCAAACACATATAAAATTCCGCACGGTGGTTATTGGTCTATTGTTATATCAATGCTGCCACTGTGCTTGATCTTTCTTTATACAATAGGGCAGAGAAAGCTCCATCAGTGCACGGAGCCAATGGAACGGGATGAATTTCTGGAAAAATATAACCACTCATATAACAACAAAAGTAAGATAAAAGGCACGGCTCTTTTCTTCACCCGATATGCAGACAGAGTAAATCCGTATATTTTGCAAACTATGTTTGTTAATGAGATAATTTACGAGGATAATATAATTATCAATGTAGTGGTACGGGTTGACCCGTTTGGTGCAACAGGTTTTTTCACCGCATACCTGGCCGACGGACTCAGTGTTTTTGAAATACAGCTGGGATATATGGAGGTTGTTGACGTTGAGGAGATTCTCAGGGAAAACAGTATAGATGAAAAGACTATCTTTTACGGCATTGAGGACATAATAACTGAAAATCCGCTTTGGCAGATATTTTCAATTATTAAAAAGCTTTCCCCAAGGTTTGTTCAGTTTATAAAACTTCCCTCTCACAAGCTCCACGGAGTGGTGACAAGAATTGAGATGTAATTCTTAATTTATGTGTTGCCGTGTTGAGCGTAACACTATAAAAATAACCGCCGCCGTTGAAAAGTATAGAGCCGCAAACTGATAATTAACAAAAGAGGGCAAAACCGCGCGGATTATGCTGTAATAGTGATGAAATGAGGCGATATAACACAGCAGGCACATGAAGCCGGCATGTTTGTATGTCATAAATTTCAATGAATGTGCTTTATCGGAGATAAGAGCAATAGCGGATACAAGGGGAATTGCTGCAAAGCTGACAAGGCGGGTGGCGCTTTCAGGGTTACCGTTCATAACCGGCTGAAGCATTATCAGCAGGGCTAATGAAACCATAAGGCAAAGCTGTTTGAGCAATTCAGAGTCTTTGCGGTGCAATAGCATTTCAGGTACTAAAACTGCAATCGGAATGATTAGCGATATAATATCCCGTGATATAAGATTCATAAAAAAATAAATAATTCCCGCTCCATGCAAATCAGGCAGTGACGTCCTCAGATAAACGATTAAACTAAAGAGCTGCAAATAGTTAATATTTTCTCCTCCAAAAAAAGAAGCAAAAAAACCTGTGAGTTTATAGAGAAATATAATGATAAAAGACAGTACAGAGATAAAAATTAGTTTGCTGTTAAAGTGTTTACTTCTGAATGTTTCAGAGATAAACAGCCAGAGAAAAAAAGCAGGTATAAAAACAACAGTTGTCTGTCGTGCCAACACAGCCGTGATGCAGCCAACGGCAAGGATAAAACGGTTGTTTCTTATCAACCCTAAAATAATTACAGATGTTCCAAAAAGAAAAAGGAGGTCGGTAATCATTCCAGGGGAGGTTAAGTATGATCTGAAAACATAAGGGTTAAAAATTAAAAGCGCCATACAAAGACAATATAAAGGGGTGGAAACATTATAAAAGCTGAGAATTCTGTCTGTTACATACAAGGTAGCTATGAGAGAGACAATTGTAACAGACAAAAAAGACAGATAGATGGAAATCCCCGACACATAGCTAATCATGCCGATTATGTAGGGAAAAAACAGCCTCTGTGCATGGTGAAACATAGTGACGGATTCTGGAAAGTGTGGAAAAGCATCTGCAATAGCCCTGTAGGAGGCGACATCTGAAAAGCCGTTACCAATAGCCTCTGTAAGACTAACAAACCTATTTGTGGCAGCTACAGTAAAAAACATAAAAAATACTATAGATGCCCGTAAGATGCTATTGTTTATTTGCATCTCTTATTTGCACCCGTTATGAGGCGGCCGGTTCTTCATTTTTGTGATTTCTCAGTAAGTAATCTGAGGTTATCCTTAGCGTTGATATAATTGGGATCTATTGTCAGAGCCGTTTTATATTCATATTCCGCAAGGTCAATTAATCCCTTTACCTGATAAACAGTGCCGAGATTATTGTGAAACTCTGCAACATCAGGTTTAAGTGCTATGGCAGTTTTATACTCATTTATAGCACCGTCCAGTTGCCCTGCGTCTGCATAGACGTTGGCTATGCTTGCGTGTGCAGCGGCATTGGTGGAATCATAATGGAGTACCTTTTGAAATTGTCTAAGGGCATCCCCCAATAATCCCTGCCTCAGAAAAACATTTCCGATGTTCATATATGCACTACTATAGCCGGGACGTAATTTTGCCGCTATCTGAAACTCTCTTAACGCTTCAGCGACATTTCCAAGTCTGTCATAAGCAACTCCGGCATAAAAATGAGCCTCAGGGAAATCACTGCGAATAGCTATTGCTTTTTTATAACATTGTAACGCCTCGCTAATCTTACCTTTCTTTAGATAAATACCACCCATACCCATAAAAGCATCGGCGGGACGCAGGTCAAAAGAAGCCTCAAGGGAATACTCCAGCATAGCTTTATCGTCAAGCCCCTGCTCCAGATACAAGTTGCCCAGGTTGTGGTGCGCCTCAGGAAAATCAGGCCTTATCCTGAGAGCTTTTCTAAACTCCTCTTCAGCCTTTTCATTATCCTTGAGCCGTATGTAGATGGTGCCGGTGTTGTTATAAACCTCCACCCTCCATGGGTCCATCTCCAGGGCCTTTCTGAACTCCTTCATGGCTTTTTCGTACTGTTCCATGCTCAGATAAGTATTTGCCAGGTTTATGTGAGGTATGGGGTTAAGGGGATAATTCCTTATATTTTCCTGCCATAACATCTCCTCTGTTTTCCAGTAACTGTTTCTCTTATAAGTTAATGCTGCAAACGTTATCAGAGTAAATATCAGCAAGGCAGTGGCAATTTTACGGTGCCGTTGTCCTGTAAAATAAAAGATCATTGTAACAAGAACAAACAAAAACCCTGTTGAGGGTAAATACGTTCTGTAGTCAAAGATTACCCAGTTGTCTGCAGCCCTGACTACAGACTGAGGCAAAATATTAAAAAAAAACCAGAACATGCCAAAAGGAACAATAATAAGAACTATGTGTTTGTCGTTGCTGCGGTATCTGATAAATAAAAAAACTGAGACAAATACAATTAAACCGAGAAATGCTAAAGAAGCTAAAGCTGAAGGGTCACCGAAAGAACGGGAAGCAGGATAAAAGTAAATGGGTGCAAGCTTATACGGCAAAACAAGCATTCGCAAGTAAGAACATGTAACTCTTAATTGTGTTAAAGCATGTTCTTTCCATGTGCGCACCTTCATAAGCTCTGCCGGGCCCTCTTTAATACTCTCCAGAGCCTCCTGATTCTGTCGTAATGTTATTGCTCTGTCCTTGTGAGTGTTTGCCGTAGTACCGCTTTTTTCAGAGGCCGACTTATAAATTGAAACTCTCAGCGCAT includes:
- the acpS gene encoding holo-ACP synthase, giving the protein MIFGIGIDIIINKRIRAAFERWGERFISRIYTEAERSYCIGERFSETSLAARFAAKEAFIKAAGSFFPYNSIEVCNEPGGRPFLLLYGTAGDFLKQSGVNRVHLSLSHESTHSVAIVVLESQEVKIQ
- a CDS encoding pyridoxine 5'-phosphate synthase; translation: MFLSVNVDHIATLRQARLGCEPDPVEGALLALSGGADGITVHLREDRRHIQDRDLTLLRQIITAPLNLEMAATDEMISIALAVKPDMVTLVPERRHELTTEGGLDVIGQKQRLTEAVKKIQSRGIPVSLFINPSAADVEATYEISAEMVEIHTGLYANAADSKAKAIELDKIKLSVYRAYTVGLGCNAGHGLNYRNVSPIAATEHIRGLYIGHGIMSRAVMVGMERAVREMVDVLRQAG
- a CDS encoding KUP/HAK/KT family potassium transporter; its protein translation is MLKKEPPIRGIIKSLGLVFGDIGTSPIYTLTVVFLLLKPTESNIMGVLSLVFWTIIILVSIEYSWLAMSLGKRGEGGTIVLREIILPLLKSSRAASFIGILSFLGISLLIGDGVITPAISILSAVEGLTLVPGLEFLKTNALIAIASCIAIVLFAVQKHGTEKVATFFGPLMLMWFVCLSISGFVSLTDHPAVAFSVNPYYAVNFFRENGLTGFFILSEVILCATGGEALYADMGHLGRKPILRAWYFVSVALIINYLGQGSYLLSHPNTKNILFEMIMFQTPALYIPFLILSIAATVIASQAMISGIFSIVYQGIMTNIIPAFKVHYTSEELRSQIYIGTVNWFLLVAVLFIMIEFQRSSNLAAAYGLAVTGTMAITGIMITWIFYLMKNYLKTAIAAFVTLVDLAFLFSNTYKIPHGGYWSIVISMLPLCLIFLYTIGQRKLHQCTEPMERDEFLEKYNHSYNNKSKIKGTALFFTRYADRVNPYILQTMFVNEIIYEDNIIINVVVRVDPFGATGFFTAYLADGLSVFEIQLGYMEVVDVEEILRENSIDEKTIFYGIEDIITENPLWQIFSIIKKLSPRFVQFIKLPSHKLHGVVTRIEM
- a CDS encoding NAD(P)H-hydrate dehydratase, with amino-acid sequence MKVVTAAEMTEIDRKTIEDVGIPAVVLMERAGLAVSKRIMERFPPQTITILCGGGNNGGDGLVTARELYNNGFCVHVFIVSESASLSEQCRFQLEILKKFDIEIFTKPVVRESDIVGDVVVDALIGTGLKSQVKDTMAKTIDYINAKGSYIFSVDIPSGVSSDTGEILGRAIKANGTITFGLPKRGHLLHPGSDYTGELFVEDIGFPRALLSDENIICETVERQLVSMFLPNRPSYSYKGNYGHVLFVGGARGKTGAIKMAAKAAMRAGSGLTTIGVPSSLLDSYQCGALEEMVLPVSDKGKGRFSKKAFNEILDFAERRCDVIAIGPGMGVDPDTVELVRELISNSPIPIVLDADGINSLSALKYHERINILNTSPSPVILTPHTAEMARLILEGKTSNLSPKCMEVERDRVGEASKFSSSSTSYLILKGVPTITADPEGNTFINPTGSPSMATAGSGDVLTGIISSFSGQGLPPLYSALLGVYIHGMTGEIAAGKVGVYSTIASDLIESIPSAINYLTGTDKQ
- a CDS encoding tetratricopeptide repeat protein codes for the protein MISHFLGRRPLQVLIITTVCFLAYSNTLNCPFTFDDASLEQYKFFNIDKNHFLAGLVDFSKTQRSLTVATFIINYKLHGFKPFGYHVVNLFIQILNALLLYWFVLLTLNCTKLRHSFNERTASLAAFFTASLFAVHPLGVMSVTFTIQRFTSLAAMFYLLTIVLYAKYRILSTEGCGSSVLSKHHVLKRIVYYTLSLVAALISTRTKEIVVTLPVVLLLYDYMFYQDTLKKILIRCLPFFIIIPIIFSSSFSAGLFNTVGVLNALRVSIYKSASEKSGTTANTHKDRAITLRQNQEALESIKEGPAELMKVRTWKEHALTQLRVTCSYLRMLVLPYKLAPIYFYPASRSFGDPSALASLAFLGLIVFVSVFLFIRYRSNDKHIVLIIVPFGMFWFFFNILPQSVVRAADNWVIFDYRTYLPSTGFLFVLVTMIFYFTGQRHRKIATALLIFTLITFAALTYKRNSYWKTEEMLWQENIRNYPLNPIPHINLANTYLSMEQYEKAMKEFRKALEMDPWRVEVYNNTGTIYIRLKDNEKAEEEFRKALRIRPDFPEAHHNLGNLYLEQGLDDKAMLEYSLEASFDLRPADAFMGMGGIYLKKGKISEALQCYKKAIAIRSDFPEAHFYAGVAYDRLGNVAEALREFQIAAKLRPGYSSAYMNIGNVFLRQGLLGDALRQFQKVLHYDSTNAAAHASIANVYADAGQLDGAINEYKTAIALKPDVAEFHNNLGTVYQVKGLIDLAEYEYKTALTIDPNYINAKDNLRLLTEKSQK